Genomic window (Rhododendron vialii isolate Sample 1 chromosome 4a, ASM3025357v1):
aaaaaattggaatttttcTATAAAGGAACGTTATTTCTAAGTTCTTGTTTTGTGGATTGGATAATCATTATGtgacggaggaagtatttgaTTGCATCTTCGTACTATTCCAAATTTTGAATCTCAATTCATTTCCCCAATAGTGCAGCGGTTAAAAAGGTTTGAATAGCTATAAGAAAATGGAACGATGGGATTTGCCCAATCTTCCACATGAGGTTGTCTACGACATACTCTCAAGACTACCCGTCAAGTCTCTGTGCCGTTTCAAGTCAGTTTGCAAGCCCTGGCTCGCTCTAATCACCGACCCCCACTTCATCAAATCTCACCTCCATCAATCCATGAAAAGCAACACGAACCAAAAGCTAATCGTCGCTCCTCAGTATAACTAGGGTCATGAGAGTTCTAAATCTTTCTATTCCATGGACTACCAAGCACCCAATCCCACCGTAGCTGAGCTCGAAATGCCCGGTAAGTCTGCTGGTGTTAAAATTTGGGGCTCTTGCAATGGAGTGTTACTCGTAGATAttaatggggagttaagtttatGGAACCCATCAATTAGAATGTATCAGAAAATTCCACGACCTAAGTTCACCCGTTGTTCGATAATGTATGCGCTTGGTTACGACTCTATTAACGATGATTTCAAGGTTGTTGCGGCTGTTCAGGCTGTTCCCCCTACAAGTGATGTTGTTCATGTGTTCAGTTCTAAACTAAGCTCATGGAAGAGCATTGGAGACTTTGGTTACTCTTGTCGTCTTTATGGGCGAGGGAGTGTTCTGAATGGGGCACCGCATTGGTTTGCGAGTGGAAGCACCGATATCGATGTATGTTATTTCCATATTGCTTGTTTTGATGTTATGGAAGAGAAATTCAAGGAGGTGCCCACTCCTATATATGAAGTCGAGAGTCATTTCTTTAAAGTAGGTGTTTTGGATGGATGCCTCTGTGCGGTTGACAGACCTATCAAGAGTCATTTAAATGTTTGGGTGGATGAAGGAATATGGCGTGAAAGAATCTTGGACCAAGTTGTTTGTTGTATCAAATGTGCCACCAAATGTGCCAGGAGAGCCGTTTTTCGAATTCTGTACGCTGCTGTGTTTCACGAAGGATGGAGAGTTTGTATTGAGGTTGAGGTTAGGGGCGTCGATGAAGTTAGCGATCtacaatccaaaacaaaaaacttacaAGAGGATTGGGATGCCTCAGAATTGGAAGGGATTTGATGTTGATTTATACGTGGAGAGTCTTGTTTCACCTCTGGGCTGCAACAGCACTAGAAGGTACTGATAATAagatggaaatggaagaaaaagttggtaattcaaattaccaaaccattgttttcg
Coding sequences:
- the LOC131323910 gene encoding F-box protein CPR1-like yields the protein MDYQAPNPTVAELEMPGKSAGVKIWGSCNGVLLVDINGELSLWNPSIRMYQKIPRPKFTRCSIMYALGYDSINDDFKVVAAVQAVPPTSDVVHVFSSKLSSWKSIGDFGYSCRLYGRGSVLNGAPHWFASGSTDIDVCYFHIACFDVMEEKFKEEYGVKESWTKLFVVSNVPPNVPGEPFFEFCTLLCFTKDGEFVLRLRLGASMKLAIYNPKQKTYKRIGMPQNWKGFDVDLYVESLVSPLGCNSTRRY